A part of Aegilops tauschii subsp. strangulata cultivar AL8/78 chromosome 2, Aet v6.0, whole genome shotgun sequence genomic DNA contains:
- the LOC109776303 gene encoding uncharacterized protein: MEIVFKLHGPPDKMVSDQDRIFPSRVWQELAKLTRTTLNISSARHPQTDGTTKRVNQCMELYLRCFVHNCPSKWADWLALTEFWYNTSYHSVLKSSAFEVLYGHKPRFFGITNIADDTVSDLAAWTKDRATVLPSLKQHLHRARQVMKAKRTIPSVTRRVGEVVYRLALPEHAKIHPVIHVSQLHAGVPPDTQIMPELPVLDEDVLPFQVPATILQRRDVQRESGKYRKCWFIGLDFLGRWPPGKMKCLSTPGFLEPWLGDKPKCKGGGMSQELLKAKAQHRQTGPRGPTSDWASVEQVRLLKARQETS; the protein is encoded by the exons ATGGAAATTGTCTTCAAGCTCCACGGACCTCCGGACAAGATGGTTTCAGATCAGGATCGGATCTTCCCTAGCCGGGTGTGGCAAGAGCTGGCCAAGCTGACACGGACCACACTTAACATATCGTCAGCGCGGCACCCGCAGACCGACGGGACTACTAAAAGGGTTAACCAGTGCATGGAGCTTTACTTGAGATGCTTCGTCCACAATTGTCCGAGCAAATGGGCTGACTGGCTGGCGTTGACGGAGTTCTGGTACAACACATCATACCACTCAGTGCTCAAATCATCTGCCTTCGAGGTGCTGTATGGCCACAAACCTCGATTTTTCGGCATCACCAACATCGCTGATGATACGGTGTCTGACCTGGCGGCATGGACGAAAGATCGAGCAACAGTGTTGCCATCCCTGAAGCAACATTTGCACCGCGCACGCCAAGTAATGAAGGCCAAGCGGACCATACCGAGT GTCACTAGACGCGTCGGCGAGGTGGTGTACAGATTGGCGCTGCCTGAGCATGCCAAGATCCATCCCGTCATCCACGTGTCTCAGCTCCACGCGGGCGTGCCTCCGGACACACAAATCATGCCGGAGTTGCCTGTTCTCGACGAGGATGTCCTACCCTTCCAAGTACCAGCAACCATTCTTCAGCGCCGTGACGTGCAGCGCGAGTCCGGCAAGTACCGCAAGTGCTGGTTCATTGGTCTGGATTTCCTCGGTCGCTGGCCACCTGGGAAGATGAAGTGCCTCTCCACGCCAGGTTTTCTCGAGCCTTGGCTTGGGGACAAGCCAAAATGCAAGGGGGGAGGAATGTCACAGGAACTACTGAAGGCCAAAGCCCAGCACCGCCAGACCGGCCCAAGAGGACCGACAAGTGACTGGGCTAGTGTGGAGCAAGTGAGGCTACTTAAGGCGAGGCAAGAAACTAGCTAG